The following coding sequences lie in one Lolium perenne isolate Kyuss_39 chromosome 2, Kyuss_2.0, whole genome shotgun sequence genomic window:
- the LOC127328646 gene encoding L-type lectin-domain containing receptor kinase SIT2-like translates to MQFTYNGFAGVNLTLDGAVVMPNGLLMLTNGTIQTKGQAFHPWPLPFRTAPNATRSFSTTFVFAIFGQYSDLSSHGVAFFVSASKEVLSTALPSQFLGLLNSTDVGNQSAHIFAVELDTIFNAEFRDINSNHVGIDVNSLVSLDSTDAGYYDDGTGRFQNLNLISRKAMQVWVDYDGTATEITVTMAPLGMARPKKPLLQTTVDLSGVVQSTAYVGFSSATGILTTRHFVVGWSFALGGPAPALDIPALPALPRAWPKPRSKVLEIVLPIASAALVLAVGIGIYVSVQRRSQASDGFGTAISCRCLVTAGAKGNFSWFTTA, encoded by the coding sequence ATGCAGTTCACGTACAACGGCTTCGCCGGCGTGAACCTGACGCTGGACGGCGCGGTGGTCATGCCGAACGGCCTCCTCATGCTGACCAACGGCACCATACAGACGAAAGGCCAGGCCTTCCACCCGTGGCCGCTTCCGTTCCGCACGGCGCCGAACGCCACACGGTCCTTCTCGACCACTTTCGTCTTCGCTATCTTCGGGCAGTACTCCGATCTGAGCAGCCATGGCGTGGCCTTCTTCGTCTCCGCGTCCAAGGAGGTGCTCTCCACTGCGCTGCCAAGCCAGTTCTTGGGCCTGCTCAACAGCACCGATGTCGGCAACCAGAGCGCCCACATCTTCGCCGTGGAGCTGGACACCATCTTCAACGCCGAGTTCCGTGACATCAACAGCAACCACGTCGGCATCGACGTCAACAGCCTCGTGTCCCTCGATTCCACCGACGCCGGgtactacgacgacggcaccggGCGCTTTCAGAATCTAAACCTCATCAGCCGGAAGGCCATGCAAGTGTGGGTGGACTACGACGGGACGGCCACGGAGATCACAGTGACCATGGCTCCCCTGGGCATGGCCAGACCCAAGAAGCCCCTTCTGCAGACCACCGTCGACCTCTCGGGTGTGGTGCAAAGCACGGCGTACGTCGGTTTCTCATCGGCGACGGGCATCCTGACCACACGCCACTTCGTCGTCGGTTGGAGCTTCGCGCTGGGCGGGCCAGCCCCGGCGCTGGACATCCCGGCTCTGCCGGCCTTGCCGCGGGCCTGGCCAAAGCCGCGGTCCAAGGTGCTGGAAATCGTGCTCCCCATAGCGTCGGCGGCGCTGGTTCTCGCTGTAGGCATCGGGATTTACGTCTCTGTGCAGCGGAGATCGCAAGCATCGGACGGCTTCGGCACCGCAATCTCGTGCCGTTGcttggttactgccggcgcaaagGGGAACTTCTCCTGGTTTACGACGGCCTGA